A region of Pseudomonas sp. Marseille-Q3773 DNA encodes the following proteins:
- a CDS encoding ABC transporter ATP-binding protein translates to MSQTLLEARGISLGYPRNGGWQPVLARFDLQLAPGEVVTILGPSGVGKSSLLRVLAGLQQPHGGSVTLHGEPLQGPHPRLAVAFQDPSLLPWLSLEKNVAFGLDFARQPKLAAAERHARIDHAIGAVGLAHARSQYPAQLSGGMAQRTALARCLARQPEVLLLDEPFGALDEVTRADMQQLLLQLIAAHNTAAVLITHDIDEALLLSDRVLLLGDPPAHILGQWRIALPQPRAQRVEELGALRIEILKTLRRASRTAAPSSTSLPSEPAHVHG, encoded by the coding sequence ATGAGCCAGACATTGCTCGAAGCCCGCGGGATCAGCCTGGGCTACCCGCGCAACGGCGGCTGGCAGCCAGTGCTGGCGCGCTTCGACCTGCAACTGGCGCCAGGGGAGGTGGTGACCATCCTCGGCCCCAGTGGGGTGGGCAAGTCCAGCCTGCTACGGGTGCTGGCCGGCCTGCAGCAGCCGCATGGCGGCAGCGTGACCCTGCACGGTGAGCCGCTGCAAGGCCCCCACCCGCGCCTGGCGGTGGCCTTCCAGGACCCGAGCTTGCTGCCCTGGCTGAGCCTGGAAAAGAACGTCGCCTTTGGCCTGGATTTCGCCCGCCAGCCCAAGCTGGCCGCAGCCGAGCGCCATGCCCGCATCGACCATGCGATCGGCGCGGTGGGCCTGGCCCATGCGCGCAGCCAGTACCCGGCGCAGCTGTCCGGCGGCATGGCCCAGCGCACCGCACTGGCACGCTGCCTGGCACGCCAGCCTGAGGTGCTGCTGCTTGACGAGCCGTTCGGTGCGCTCGACGAAGTGACCCGTGCCGACATGCAGCAATTGCTGCTGCAGCTGATTGCTGCCCATAACACCGCAGCCGTACTGATTACCCACGATATCGACGAAGCCTTGTTGTTGTCCGACCGGGTGCTGCTGCTGGGCGATCCCCCGGCGCACATCCTCGGCCAATGGCGCATCGCCCTGCCACAACCGCGCGCGCAGCGGGTCGAGGAACTGGGCGCCCTGCGAATCGAGATCCTCAAGACCCTTCGGCGGGCCAGCCGCACCGCTGCACCTTCCTCTACCTCGTTGCCTTCGGAGCCTGCACATGTGCATGGATGA
- a CDS encoding amino acid synthesis family protein yields MSFEIRKIVTYSEETRIEGGKATDKPVTMVGLAVVIKNPWAGRGFVEDLKPEIRANCSDLGALMVERLTAAIGGADKIEAYGKAAVVGADGEIEHASAVIHTLRFGNHYREAVQAKSYLSFTNKRGGPGTSIQIPMMQKDDEGLRSHYITLEMQIEDAPRADEIVVVLGASDGGRLHPRIGNRYIDLEELAAEKANAQ; encoded by the coding sequence ATGAGTTTCGAAATCCGCAAGATCGTCACCTACTCCGAAGAGACCCGCATCGAAGGCGGCAAGGCCACTGACAAGCCGGTGACCATGGTCGGCCTGGCCGTGGTGATCAAGAACCCATGGGCCGGTCGCGGTTTCGTTGAGGATCTGAAGCCGGAAATCCGCGCCAACTGCTCGGACCTGGGGGCCCTGATGGTCGAACGCCTGACTGCCGCCATCGGTGGTGCCGACAAGATCGAAGCCTATGGCAAAGCAGCCGTGGTCGGCGCCGATGGTGAAATCGAACACGCTTCGGCGGTGATCCACACCCTGCGCTTCGGCAACCACTACCGCGAGGCGGTGCAGGCCAAGAGCTACCTGAGCTTCACCAACAAGCGCGGCGGCCCGGGCACGTCGATCCAGATCCCGATGATGCAGAAGGACGACGAAGGCCTGCGTTCGCACTACATCACCCTGGAAATGCAGATCGAGGACGCCCCGCGTGCCGATGAAATCGTCGTGGTCCTGGGCGCTTCCGACGGTGGCCGCCTGCACCCACGCATCGGCAACCGCTACATCGACCTGGAAGAACTGGCTGCCGAAAAAGCCAACGCTCAATAA
- a CDS encoding carboxymuconolactone decarboxylase family protein produces MSSRITLHTLQSAPEAARPFLENAQKNSGFIPNLLGVLANAPAALETYVTVSALNGKAELTLAEREVVQLIAATQHGCDFCVAGHTAVALNKAKLPAEVVDALRARGELPDARYETLAAFAREVIATRGNVSEATYQAFRAAGFSEGNALEVILGVSLATLCNFANVFAQTPLNDELSKYRWQPTA; encoded by the coding sequence ATGTCGTCGCGCATTACTTTACACACCCTGCAGAGCGCCCCGGAAGCGGCCCGCCCGTTCCTCGAGAATGCGCAGAAGAATTCCGGCTTCATCCCCAACCTGCTGGGTGTGCTGGCCAACGCCCCGGCGGCGCTGGAAACCTATGTCACCGTCTCGGCCCTCAACGGCAAGGCCGAGCTGACCCTGGCCGAGCGCGAAGTGGTGCAGCTGATTGCCGCCACCCAGCATGGCTGTGACTTCTGCGTGGCCGGCCATACCGCGGTGGCGCTGAACAAGGCCAAGCTGCCGGCGGAGGTGGTCGATGCCCTGCGTGCCCGTGGCGAACTGCCGGACGCGCGTTACGAAACCCTGGCCGCTTTTGCCCGCGAAGTGATCGCCACCCGTGGCAACGTCAGCGAGGCGACCTACCAGGCCTTCCGCGCGGCCGGTTTCAGCGAAGGTAACGCGCTGGAAGTGATTCTGGGGGTGAGCCTCGCAACCCTGTGCAACTTTGCTAATGTGTTCGCCCAGACGCCGCTCAACGACGAGCTGAGCAAGTACCGCTGGCAGCCAACCGCGTAA
- a CDS encoding ABC transporter substrate-binding protein, producing MCMDDCCSSTSRRDFLKLSAMLTAAGAVPLLSSLQARAAAEPDAPVRIGYLPITDATPLLVAHNNGLFEAEGIKAERPVLLRSWAQVIEAFISGQVNVIHLLSPMTVWARYASKVPAKVVAWNHVGGSGLTVAPDITDIKQLGGKTVAIPFWYSIHNVVLQQMLGDNGLTPVSKPANSQLAANEVNLLVLPPSDMPPALASKRIAGYIVAEPFNALAENLKVGRVQRFTGDVWRNHACCVVFMHEHDLNNRPEWAQKVVNAIVKAQQWTRDHRAEAAALLSKAGPNKYTPHEPAVLTKVLAPAAEDRAGYIASGAIQHQQWDEKRIDFQPYPYPSYTEELVKRLKHTLIEGEHSFLAGLDPAQTARDLVDDRFVRNAIAAVGGPSVFGIAENYQRSEEFAV from the coding sequence ATGTGCATGGATGACTGCTGTTCCTCCACCTCGCGTCGTGATTTCCTCAAGCTCAGCGCCATGCTGACTGCTGCCGGGGCCGTGCCGCTGCTGTCCAGCCTGCAGGCCCGGGCTGCCGCCGAGCCCGACGCGCCGGTGCGCATCGGCTACCTGCCGATCACCGATGCCACGCCGTTGCTGGTAGCACACAACAACGGCCTGTTCGAGGCCGAAGGCATCAAGGCCGAGCGCCCGGTGCTGTTGCGCAGCTGGGCGCAAGTGATCGAGGCGTTCATCTCGGGCCAGGTCAACGTCATCCACCTGCTGTCGCCGATGACTGTGTGGGCACGTTATGCCAGCAAAGTGCCGGCCAAGGTGGTGGCCTGGAACCATGTGGGCGGCTCGGGCCTTACCGTGGCGCCGGACATCACCGACATCAAGCAACTGGGCGGCAAGACCGTAGCCATCCCGTTCTGGTATTCGATCCACAATGTGGTGCTGCAGCAGATGCTCGGCGACAACGGCCTGACGCCGGTGTCGAAGCCCGCCAACAGCCAACTTGCGGCCAACGAGGTCAACCTGCTGGTGCTGCCGCCCTCGGACATGCCGCCGGCCCTGGCCAGCAAGCGCATCGCCGGCTATATCGTCGCCGAACCGTTCAACGCCCTGGCCGAGAACCTCAAGGTCGGCCGTGTGCAGCGCTTCACCGGCGATGTGTGGCGCAACCACGCCTGCTGCGTGGTGTTCATGCATGAACATGACCTGAACAACCGCCCGGAGTGGGCGCAAAAGGTGGTCAATGCCATCGTCAAGGCCCAGCAATGGACCCGCGACCACCGCGCCGAAGCCGCGGCGCTGTTGTCCAAGGCCGGCCCGAACAAGTACACGCCGCATGAACCGGCGGTGCTGACCAAAGTGCTGGCCCCGGCTGCCGAAGACCGCGCCGGCTACATTGCCAGTGGGGCGATTCAGCATCAGCAGTGGGACGAAAAGCGCATCGACTTCCAGCCCTACCCGTACCCCAGCTATACCGAAGAGCTGGTCAAGCGCCTCAAGCACACCTTGATCGAGGGCGAGCACAGTTTCCTTGCCGGCCTGGACCCGGCGCAAACCGCCCGCGACCTGGTTGACGATCGCTTCGTGCGCAACGCCATCGCCGCCGTCGGTGGCCCCTCGGTGTTCGGCATTGCCGAGAACTACCAGCGTAGCGAGGAGTTCGCGGTCTGA
- a CDS encoding AraC family transcriptional regulator produces MISSSHLVDWLLEGLELDASLFHVGRYCGGWHASTQGMGRASFHLVVQGHCWLHIDGQPDAIRLAAGDAVFLLRDLGYRLASEPDLAGACAQPRQPMQPLDAEAVDGVGLVCGFFHFKPGLSSLIVEGLADWILLRADEPAGHAARTLFELILEECRRAAGPSQTLLERLTHLLFLYVLRQQVHAGQPLGGLVALARQPAYAGLLAQLIEQPGQAWTLESMAACTGLSRSAFFKRFNELAGQSPGQVLLALRMRHASQLLQAGHTVEQVGAQVGYQSVAAFTRAFAKAVGMQPGAYRRQHEGR; encoded by the coding sequence ATGATTTCGTCCAGCCACCTTGTCGATTGGTTATTAGAGGGCCTGGAACTCGATGCCAGCCTGTTTCATGTCGGCCGCTACTGTGGCGGCTGGCATGCCAGCACCCAGGGCATGGGCCGCGCGAGCTTCCATCTGGTGGTGCAGGGGCATTGCTGGCTGCACATCGACGGCCAGCCCGATGCCATACGCCTGGCGGCTGGCGATGCGGTGTTCCTGCTGCGCGACCTTGGCTACCGCCTGGCCAGCGAACCGGACCTGGCCGGTGCCTGTGCCCAGCCACGCCAGCCGATGCAGCCGCTGGATGCCGAAGCAGTCGATGGCGTAGGGCTGGTGTGTGGCTTCTTTCACTTCAAGCCGGGTTTGTCATCGCTGATCGTCGAAGGCCTGGCCGACTGGATACTGCTGCGCGCCGACGAACCGGCTGGCCATGCGGCGCGGACATTGTTCGAGTTGATTCTGGAGGAATGCCGGCGCGCCGCCGGCCCGTCGCAAACGCTGCTGGAGCGGTTGACGCACCTGCTGTTCCTCTATGTGTTGCGCCAGCAGGTACATGCCGGGCAGCCACTGGGCGGGCTGGTCGCACTGGCACGCCAGCCGGCTTATGCCGGGCTGCTCGCGCAATTGATCGAGCAACCGGGGCAGGCCTGGACCCTTGAAAGCATGGCAGCCTGCACCGGGCTGTCACGTTCGGCATTTTTCAAGCGTTTCAATGAACTGGCCGGGCAGTCCCCAGGGCAGGTACTGCTGGCGTTGCGCATGCGCCATGCCAGCCAGCTGCTGCAGGCGGGGCACACCGTCGAGCAGGTAGGCGCACAGGTAGGGTATCAGTCGGTTGCGGCGTTTACCCGGGCGTTCGCCAAGGCGGTGGGTATGCAGCCGGGGGCGTACCGGCGCCAGCATGAAGGGCGCTGA
- a CDS encoding cytosine permease, which produces MSQPSSQHPFVENHTVDYVPPAERHGKARDLFTLWFSTNIAPLPIVTGAMVVQVFHLNLLWGLVAIVLGHLAGGVVIALASAQGPQLGIPQMVQSRGQFGRYGALLIVFFTALIYVGFFISNIVLAGKTIHGIAPGVPMPGAIVIGALSATAIGVIGYRFIHVLNRIGTWVMGSALLAGFIMMFAQALPADFFSRGAFNLSGFIATVSLGTIWQISFSPYTSDYSRYLPREVGIARPFWATYFGATLGTILCFSFGAVAVLCVPEGTDAMDAVKQATGWLGPILMVLFLLNIISHNALNLYGAVLSIVTAIQTFTAAWTPSIRVRVMLATVILLGCGLVALNASAGFIGQFIGLILALLLVLVPWASINLIDFYLIKKGQYDIASIFRADGGIYGRFNHHAIIAYACGILVQLPFANTSLYVGPYSNIVEGADLSWLFGLLVTVPLYYCLATRGNAGQKAGRAVSVND; this is translated from the coding sequence ATGTCCCAACCGTCGTCGCAACACCCGTTTGTCGAGAACCACACGGTCGATTACGTGCCACCTGCCGAGCGCCACGGGAAGGCGCGCGACCTGTTCACCCTCTGGTTCAGTACCAACATCGCGCCACTGCCCATCGTTACCGGCGCCATGGTGGTCCAGGTGTTCCACCTGAACCTGCTGTGGGGGCTGGTCGCCATCGTGCTCGGCCATCTTGCCGGCGGCGTGGTGATCGCCCTGGCCTCTGCGCAGGGACCGCAGCTGGGCATTCCGCAGATGGTGCAGAGCCGTGGCCAGTTCGGGCGTTACGGCGCGCTGCTGATCGTGTTCTTCACCGCGCTGATCTATGTCGGTTTCTTCATTTCCAACATCGTCCTGGCGGGCAAGACCATCCATGGTATTGCCCCGGGCGTGCCGATGCCGGGCGCGATCGTGATCGGCGCCCTGAGCGCCACTGCCATCGGCGTGATCGGCTACCGTTTCATCCACGTTCTCAACCGCATCGGTACCTGGGTGATGGGCTCGGCGCTGCTGGCCGGCTTCATCATGATGTTCGCCCAGGCGCTGCCGGCCGATTTCTTCAGCCGTGGCGCATTCAACCTGTCGGGCTTCATTGCCACGGTGTCGCTGGGCACCATCTGGCAGATCAGCTTCTCGCCATACACCTCCGACTACTCGCGCTACCTGCCGCGCGAGGTGGGGATTGCCAGACCGTTCTGGGCGACTTACTTCGGCGCCACCCTGGGCACCATCCTGTGCTTCAGCTTCGGTGCCGTGGCGGTGCTGTGCGTGCCCGAAGGCACCGACGCGATGGATGCGGTCAAGCAGGCCACCGGTTGGCTGGGCCCGATCCTGATGGTGCTGTTCCTGCTCAACATCATCAGCCACAACGCCCTCAACCTGTATGGCGCGGTACTGTCGATCGTTACTGCGATCCAGACCTTCACCGCGGCGTGGACACCGAGCATCAGGGTGCGGGTAATGCTGGCTACGGTGATCCTGCTGGGCTGCGGCCTGGTGGCGCTGAATGCATCGGCAGGCTTCATCGGCCAGTTCATCGGCCTGATCCTGGCCCTGTTGCTGGTGCTGGTACCTTGGGCGTCGATCAACCTGATCGACTTCTACCTGATCAAGAAAGGCCAGTACGACATCGCCTCGATCTTCCGTGCCGACGGCGGTATCTATGGCCGCTTCAATCACCACGCAATCATTGCCTATGCCTGCGGCATCCTGGTGCAATTGCCGTTTGCCAATACGTCGCTGTACGTGGGGCCGTACTCGAACATCGTCGAAGGGGCGGACCTGTCCTGGCTGTTCGGCTTGCTGGTGACGGTGCCGCTGTACTACTGCCTGGCCACTCGCGGTAACGCTGGCCAGAAGGCGGGGCGGGCGGTGAGTGTCAATGACTGA
- a CDS encoding flavin reductase family protein, with the protein MIDATVYKHVLGSFPSGVTVITTLDDDGSVVGLTASAFSSLSMDPPLVLFCPNYSSDSYPVLIRQKRFAIHLLSGEQQAEAYAFAKKGKDKASGIEWTLSELGNPILAGATAVIECELWREYEGGDHAIMVGKVHNLIVPAEAPRPMVYCRGKMTSLPAFA; encoded by the coding sequence ATGATCGACGCAACCGTCTACAAGCACGTCCTGGGCTCCTTCCCGTCCGGCGTTACCGTCATCACCACGCTGGACGACGACGGCTCGGTTGTCGGCCTGACTGCCAGCGCGTTCTCCTCGCTGTCGATGGACCCGCCACTGGTGCTGTTCTGCCCCAATTACAGCTCCGACTCCTACCCTGTACTGATCCGCCAGAAGCGCTTCGCCATCCACCTGCTCTCCGGTGAACAGCAAGCCGAAGCCTATGCGTTCGCCAAGAAAGGCAAGGACAAGGCCAGCGGCATCGAATGGACCCTGAGTGAACTGGGCAACCCGATCCTGGCCGGTGCCACTGCGGTCATCGAGTGCGAACTGTGGCGTGAATATGAAGGTGGCGACCACGCCATCATGGTCGGCAAGGTGCACAACCTGATCGTCCCGGCAGAGGCGCCGCGGCCAATGGTGTACTGCCGCGGCAAGATGACCAGCCTGCCCGCCTTTGCCTGA
- a CDS encoding acyl-CoA dehydrogenase family protein translates to MLDAAFRQWLDANAEAIDQGQCDPQLVLAHIAESQLLRIGVDPALGGNGGAVADAVEAIAAIASRSLAAAFVCWGQRAFIEYLLQSPNQALRERLLPSLLTGELAGATGLSNAMKFLSGIEALQVRGRPEAAGWTLEGRLHWVTNLRKSGFVVAAAIEDDAGGSPFVLAIPSDSHGLERSDDLELMGLQSSNTAALAFHQVELGRDWLLHDNAREFLPKVRPAFLALQCGMAIGLARRSLHEVHDHLHGRLSFLEEHRQVLDERLENTVAELKQGLLEGRFQSQPAALFKLRIILAECAADAVQLELQASGGKAYLDEFGAGFARRWRESAFVPIVTPSLVQLRAELHRQAASA, encoded by the coding sequence ATGCTTGATGCTGCATTTCGTCAATGGCTGGATGCCAATGCCGAGGCAATCGACCAGGGGCAGTGCGACCCGCAACTGGTGCTGGCGCACATCGCCGAATCGCAGCTGCTGCGCATTGGCGTCGACCCCGCCTTGGGCGGCAATGGTGGCGCGGTCGCCGATGCGGTCGAGGCCATCGCCGCCATCGCCAGCCGCTCACTGGCCGCAGCCTTTGTCTGCTGGGGCCAGCGGGCGTTCATCGAATACCTGCTGCAAAGCCCCAACCAGGCCCTGCGTGAACGCCTGCTGCCCAGTCTGCTGACCGGCGAGCTGGCGGGGGCCACCGGCTTGTCCAACGCCATGAAATTCCTCTCCGGGATCGAGGCGCTGCAAGTGCGTGGCCGCCCCGAGGCGGCGGGCTGGACACTGGAAGGCCGGCTGCACTGGGTGACCAACCTGCGCAAGAGCGGGTTCGTGGTGGCGGCAGCCATCGAGGACGATGCTGGTGGTTCGCCGTTCGTGCTGGCCATCCCCTCCGACAGCCACGGGCTGGAGCGTTCTGACGACCTGGAGCTGATGGGCCTGCAATCGAGCAATACCGCAGCGCTGGCGTTCCACCAGGTGGAGCTCGGCCGTGACTGGCTGCTGCACGACAATGCCCGCGAATTCCTGCCCAAGGTGCGCCCGGCGTTTCTTGCCTTGCAGTGCGGCATGGCCATCGGCCTGGCGCGGCGTTCACTGCACGAGGTGCACGATCACCTCCATGGGCGGCTGTCGTTCCTCGAAGAGCATCGCCAGGTCCTCGACGAGCGCCTGGAAAACACCGTGGCCGAGCTCAAGCAGGGTTTGCTCGAAGGGCGCTTCCAGAGCCAGCCGGCGGCGCTGTTCAAGTTGCGCATCATCCTCGCTGAATGTGCTGCCGATGCCGTGCAGCTGGAGCTGCAAGCCAGCGGCGGCAAGGCGTACCTCGATGAGTTCGGTGCCGGTTTCGCCCGTCGCTGGCGCGAGTCGGCGTTCGTGCCCATCGTTACCCCAAGCCTGGTGCAGCTGCGTGCCGAGCTGCATCGTCAGGCTGCCAGCGCATGA
- a CDS encoding GNAT family N-acetyltransferase produces the protein MFILSRLDSVPPEAFQNQIRELVIHHVGQLSSVAISADNPLYPLYQYGVGMEVHQYLQALDGTRGLAVALTLALDAEAPDQLLGFALSLPAEDDEQVCALAFLAVRPSHRRQGIARALLADLQARHACVELNAFASQVPWFEAMGMQVVAANGPQVLMSSTGRASGALIGRLDIAPIYQTAEVMQIHTYLLNQQGEQAMLEAEQQRDERLDELTAQAQACVHQRNTVH, from the coding sequence ATGTTCATCCTGAGCCGCCTCGACAGCGTGCCGCCTGAAGCCTTCCAGAACCAGATCCGCGAACTGGTGATCCACCATGTCGGCCAACTGAGCAGCGTTGCCATCAGCGCCGACAACCCGCTGTATCCGCTGTATCAATACGGCGTTGGCATGGAGGTGCACCAGTACCTGCAGGCGCTGGACGGCACCCGCGGCCTGGCCGTGGCGCTGACCCTGGCGCTGGACGCCGAAGCACCGGACCAGCTGCTGGGCTTTGCCCTGTCGCTGCCTGCCGAGGACGACGAACAGGTGTGTGCGCTGGCGTTCCTGGCCGTGCGCCCCAGCCATCGCCGCCAGGGCATTGCCCGCGCCCTGTTGGCCGACCTGCAGGCGCGCCATGCCTGCGTCGAGCTGAATGCCTTTGCCAGCCAGGTGCCGTGGTTCGAGGCCATGGGCATGCAGGTGGTGGCCGCCAATGGCCCGCAAGTGCTGATGAGCAGCACCGGGCGGGCCAGCGGCGCATTGATCGGGCGGCTGGATATCGCGCCGATCTACCAAACCGCCGAAGTGATGCAGATTCATACCTACCTGCTCAACCAGCAAGGTGAGCAGGCGATGCTCGAAGCGGAACAGCAGCGGGATGAGCGGCTGGATGAGTTGACCGCTCAGGCCCAGGCGTGTGTGCACCAGCGCAACACCGTGCACTGA
- the argC gene encoding N-acetyl-gamma-glutamyl-phosphate reductase: MQTPVVFIDGDQGTTGLQIHARLQGRRDLSLLTLPDAERKDPQRRREAINSADIALLCLPDDAAREAVATVDNPQVRVIDASSAHRTAPGWVYGLPELDKQQAERIAHSKRVSNPGCYPTGAIALLRPLVKAGLLPADYPLNIHAISGYSGGGRTAVERHEQPGTDKPPTLQLYGLELAHKHVPEIQRHAGLSARPMFLPGYAAYRQGIVLSIPLQLRLLPGQVSAAQLQACLEQHYQGARHVQVMPLHQHGAAPNLDPEALNGSNDLRLALFANPEHGQVLLTAVFDNLGKGAAGAAVQNLDLMLGALQLQG; this comes from the coding sequence ATGCAAACTCCTGTTGTCTTCATCGACGGTGACCAAGGCACCACCGGCCTGCAGATCCATGCGCGCCTGCAAGGCCGCCGCGACCTGAGCCTGTTGACCCTGCCGGACGCCGAACGCAAAGACCCGCAACGTCGCCGCGAGGCGATCAACAGCGCCGATATCGCCCTGCTGTGCCTGCCCGACGATGCCGCGCGCGAAGCGGTGGCGACGGTCGACAACCCGCAGGTGCGAGTGATCGATGCAAGCTCGGCGCACCGCACGGCCCCTGGCTGGGTCTATGGCCTGCCGGAACTCGACAAGCAGCAAGCCGAACGCATCGCCCACAGCAAGCGCGTCAGCAACCCCGGCTGCTACCCCACCGGCGCCATCGCCCTGCTGCGGCCACTGGTCAAGGCTGGTCTGCTGCCAGCGGATTACCCACTGAACATCCATGCCATCTCCGGCTATTCCGGTGGTGGTCGCACTGCGGTCGAACGGCATGAACAACCCGGCACCGACAAGCCCCCGACCCTGCAACTGTATGGCCTGGAGCTGGCGCACAAGCACGTGCCGGAGATCCAGCGGCATGCCGGGCTATCGGCACGGCCGATGTTCCTGCCCGGTTACGCGGCCTACCGCCAGGGCATCGTGCTGAGCATCCCGCTACAGTTGCGCCTGCTGCCCGGCCAGGTCAGCGCCGCGCAGTTGCAGGCTTGCCTGGAACAGCACTACCAGGGTGCCCGCCACGTCCAGGTCATGCCCCTGCATCAGCACGGCGCGGCGCCGAACCTGGACCCGGAGGCGTTGAACGGCAGCAATGACCTGCGCCTGGCCCTGTTCGCCAACCCTGAACATGGCCAGGTATTGTTGACCGCCGTATTCGACAACCTCGGCAAAGGCGCCGCTGGCGCAGCAGTGCAGAACCTCGATCTGATGCTCGGTGCCTTGCAGCTGCAAGGCTGA
- a CDS encoding LLM class flavin-dependent oxidoreductase, producing MKFSLFVHMERWDEQVSHRQLFEDLTELTLMAENGGFSTVWIGEHHAMEYTISPSPMPLLAYLAARTEKIRLGAGTIIAPFWNPIRVAGECALLDVISKGRMEVGLARGAYQFEFDRMAGGMPATDGGKALREMVPAVRKLWEGDYAHDGEVYKFPTSTSVPKPYNAVPPMWIAARDPDSHNFAVANGCNVMVTPLMKGDEEVLDLKNKFQAALDNNPGVPRPQLMVLRHTHVHSPAEPDGWKVGAQAISRFYRTFDAWFGNKTTPVNGFLEPSPESKFAEVPAFELENIRKNTMIGTPQEIIARIKYYQALGVDEFSFWCDNSLPHAEKKKSLELFIKEVVPAFA from the coding sequence ATGAAATTTTCGTTGTTCGTGCACATGGAACGTTGGGATGAACAGGTCAGCCACCGCCAGCTGTTCGAAGACCTGACCGAACTGACCCTGATGGCCGAAAACGGCGGTTTCAGCACCGTGTGGATCGGCGAACACCACGCCATGGAATACACCATTTCGCCAAGCCCTATGCCATTACTGGCCTACCTGGCCGCACGCACCGAAAAGATCCGCCTGGGCGCCGGCACCATCATCGCGCCATTCTGGAACCCGATCCGGGTCGCCGGCGAATGCGCCCTGCTCGACGTGATCAGCAAGGGCCGCATGGAAGTGGGCCTGGCCCGTGGTGCCTACCAGTTCGAGTTCGACCGCATGGCCGGTGGCATGCCGGCCACCGACGGCGGCAAGGCCCTGCGCGAAATGGTGCCGGCGGTGCGCAAGCTGTGGGAAGGCGACTACGCCCATGATGGCGAGGTGTACAAGTTCCCCACCTCCACCAGCGTGCCGAAGCCCTACAACGCCGTCCCGCCGATGTGGATCGCCGCCCGCGACCCGGACTCGCACAACTTCGCCGTGGCCAACGGCTGCAACGTGATGGTGACGCCATTGATGAAGGGCGACGAGGAAGTGCTGGACTTGAAGAACAAGTTCCAGGCGGCCCTCGACAACAACCCGGGCGTGCCGCGCCCACAACTGATGGTGCTGCGCCACACCCATGTGCACAGCCCGGCCGAGCCGGATGGCTGGAAGGTCGGCGCCCAGGCAATCTCGCGCTTCTATCGCACCTTCGATGCCTGGTTCGGCAACAAGACCACCCCGGTCAACGGGTTCCTTGAGCCAAGCCCGGAGTCGAAGTTTGCCGAAGTGCCGGCGTTCGAGCTGGAGAACATCCGCAAGAACACCATGATAGGCACCCCGCAAGAGATCATCGCCCGCATCAAGTACTACCAGGCGCTGGGCGTCGACGAGTTCAGTTTCTGGTGCGACAACAGCCTGCCGCATGCCGAGAAGAAGAAGTCGCTCGAGCTGTTCATCAAGGAAGTGGTGCCGGCGTTCGCCTGA
- a CDS encoding ABC transporter permease — protein MRKHVVHAGLGLAGLLGLLLLWWAGVQLFGEADGLSARFSPQATLTSLVELLGQGEVYGHVWVSLKRILVGLLLALLIGVPLGLLVGSYRHLEAATTPAFQFLRMISPLSWMPVVVMLMGVGDQPIYFLLAFAALWPILLNTAAGVRQLDPRWLQLTRSLSATRWETLCKVIVPGVIGHVLTGVRLAIGILWIVLVPCEMLGVSAGLGYFILDTRDRLAYSELMAMVLLIGVLGFVLDALARGLHRRWVHG, from the coding sequence ATGCGCAAGCATGTCGTACATGCCGGCCTCGGCCTGGCCGGTCTGCTGGGGTTGCTGTTGTTGTGGTGGGCGGGCGTGCAGCTATTCGGCGAGGCCGATGGCCTGTCGGCACGCTTCTCGCCCCAGGCGACCCTGACCAGCCTGGTCGAGCTGCTCGGGCAGGGCGAGGTCTACGGGCATGTCTGGGTCAGCCTCAAGCGCATCCTGGTCGGCTTGTTGCTGGCGTTGCTGATCGGTGTGCCGCTGGGCTTGCTGGTGGGCAGCTATCGGCACCTGGAGGCCGCGACCACGCCGGCGTTCCAGTTCTTGCGCATGATCTCGCCGTTGTCATGGATGCCGGTGGTGGTGATGCTGATGGGCGTGGGCGACCAGCCCATCTACTTCCTGCTGGCGTTTGCCGCGTTGTGGCCGATCCTGCTGAATACTGCCGCCGGGGTCCGGCAGCTGGACCCGCGCTGGTTGCAGTTGACCCGCAGTCTGAGTGCCACGCGCTGGGAAACCTTGTGCAAGGTGATCGTGCCGGGGGTAATCGGCCATGTGCTCACCGGTGTACGCCTGGCCATCGGAATTCTGTGGATCGTGCTGGTGCCGTGCGAAATGCTCGGGGTTAGCGCCGGGCTGGGCTACTTCATTCTCGATACCCGCGACCGCCTGGCGTATTCCGAGCTGATGGCGATGGTGTTGCTGATCGGCGTGCTGGGGTTCGTGCTGGATGCCCTGGCGCGTGGGTTGCATCGGCGCTGGGTGCATGGCTGA